A portion of the Caenorhabditis elegans chromosome III genome contains these proteins:
- the cnt-2 gene encoding Arf-GAP with ANK repeat and PH domain-containing protein cnt-2 (Confirmed by transcript evidence), with product MKRCSYFETSSTYGTNVERVFKEACCKIIQLRVRSQVGAAAAASSQARTPTPTHSESGGRKDYQDPSRYISSNSFVMPSNMRPSFPSNSTRRNTVHHRGEHPQQQQYQQQPPSSSRTASERSMSAMLGTPYGNRMPAGVSPSASQKSVHSIANGCYSRSSAALLDSDTPAVNSYLIDSMSSAGFPLSQSGANQVSASTSHLPTPSSTPNTQRKNRRISNIFRQKDHQEEKSKMIESLNLGIGRAIPIKQGNLYKKSSKSALNREWKKKYVCLYSDGRLTYHTNLKEYMDKTAHGKEMDLKLATIRITGRLHPLHSHRVASSVDPMNGGGGGGTPTLKSYEPRRSDVGANSGDGTSGGGSDDAIKENQRQHFSPPAMPQTVAGKKKRESRKIGTNSKHNDEEDECFEVINNCLMRWEFCAGSLEERDEWIQAIGGEIEKSLGKEVANAKTNNRAVANRPDIAALRSIPGNGRCADCGNPSSEWASINLGIIICIECSGIHRNLGSHISKVRGLELDQWPVEHLAVMQAIGNDKANEMWEFGLLNGERKPTPESSREEKERFIDRKYVQKAFLKPIASGEPVTSQLISAVLARDVMSLNVLLANGMSVEEINTTTKDGRTVLHLAASIGSVELAQLLIWHNADAQILDNNGRSCLFYARSNGFREVFDMLVTAGLSPDYGLPQEINDFSQMPEFFAMGSTSNRDYSTSGDEMYGSRRISMGPPPQVPARRYLPQQPELDETSVI from the exons ATGAAGCGATGTTCGTATTTTGAAACGTCGAGCACTTATGGAACAAATGTGGAGAGAGTTTTCAAAGAAG CGTGCTGTAAAATCATCCAACTACGAGTACGATCACAAGTGGGCGCCGCAGCCGCCGCCTCTTCACAAGCCAGAACGCCAACGCCTACGCATTCGGAGAGTGGTGGACGAAAGGATTATCAGGATCCATCAAGATATATTAGTTCGAATTCATTCGTTATGCCATCCAACATGCGTCCCTCTTTCCCGAGCAATTCGACGCGTCGAAATACCGTACATCATCGGGGGGAACATCCACAACAGCAGCAATATCAGCAGCAGCCACCATCTTCATCAAGAACTGCCAGTGAAAGATCAATGTCGGCGATGTTGGGTACTCCGTACGGCAATCGGATGCCTGCTGGTGTATCCCCGTCGGCTAGTCAGAAGTCGGTACATTCGATTGCGAATGGATGTTACTCGAGATCATCGGCAGCACTTTTGGATTCAGATACGCCGGCAGTCAATTCATATCTAATTGATTCTATGTCGTCGGCGGGATTTCCATTGTCACAGAGTGGTGCGAATCAGGTGTCTGCTTCGACATCACATCTACCGACACCTTCATCGACACCGAATACGCAGAGGAAGAATCGAAggatttccaacattttt aGACAAAAGGATCACCAAGAGGAAAAGTCCAAAATGATCGAATCACTAAATCTTGGAATTGGTCGAGCTATTCCGATAAAACAGGGAAATTTGTACAAAAAGAGCTCCAAATCTGCATTGAATCG agaatggaagaaaaaatacGTGTGCCTGTACAGTGATGGACGTCTCACATATCATACAAATCTCAAGGAATATATGGATAAGACTGCACACGGAAAAGAGATGGATCTGAAGTTGGCGACAATCCGAATCACTGGACGTCTGCATCCACTTCATTCCCATCGTGTCGCAAGTTCTGTGGATCCGATGAATggcggtggaggtggtggcACGCCGACGCTCAAGAGCTACGAGCCACGGAGGAGTGACGTCGGAGCCAACTCTGGCGATGGAACTTCTGGTGGTGGATCGGATGATGCGATTAAGGAGAATCAGAGACAACACTTCTCACCGCCTGCCATGCCTCAAACCGTAGCTGGGAAGAAGAAGCGAGAGTCGAGGAAGATCGGAACGAATTCGAAGCATAATGATGAGGAGGACGAGTGTTTTGAAGttataaataattgtttaatgAGATGGGAATTCTGTGCTGGATCACTTGAAGAACGTGATGAATGGATTCAGGCGATTGGTggtgaaattgagaaatctcTTGGAAAAGAGGTAGCGAATGCGAAGACCAACAATCGAGCGGTAGCGAATCGTCCGGATATTGCGGCACTTCGATCGATACCTGGAAACGGACGGTGTGCAGATTGTGGGAATCCATCGTCTGAATGGGCTTCTATCAATCTTGGCATTATCATCTGCATCGAGTGCTCTGGAATCCACCGGAATCTGGGATCCCATATCTCGAAGGTTCGAGGATTGGAGTTGGATCAGTGGCCGGTGGAGCATCTAGCAGTCATGCAGGCTATCGGAAATGATAAGGCCAATGAGATGTGGGAATTTGGGCTGTTGAATGGCGAGAGGAAGCCGACGCCGGAGAGTTCGAGAGAGGAGAAGGAGAGGTTTATAGATCGGAAATATGTGCAGAAGGCGTTCCTGAAGCCAATCGCGTCTGGAGAACCTGTAACCTCTCAGCTCATTTCTGCGGTGTTGGCTCGGGATGTGATGTCGCTTAACGTGCTTCTGGCTAATGGAATGTCGGTGGAGGAGATCAATACGACTACCAAAGACGGGCGGACTGTACTTCACTTGGCTGCCAGTATTGGAAGTGTCGAGTTGGCTCAGCTGCTTATTTGG CACAACGCCGACGCCCAAATCCTCGACAACAATGGTCGTTCTTGTCTTTTCTACGCTCGATCCAACGGTTTCCGAGAAGTTTTCGATATGCTTGTGACGGCTGGCCTGTCACCGGACTATGGTCTCCCGCAGGAGATCAACGACTTTTCCCAGATGCCAGAG tttttcgcaATGGGATCCACATCAAACCGGGACTATTCGACGTCCGGCGACGAGATGTACGGCTCACGGCGGATATCAATGGGTCCACCGCCTCAAGTGCCCGCTCGCCGATACCTACCACAACAGCCGGAGCTCGACGAGACGAGTGTCATCTGA
- the cnt-2 gene encoding Arf-GAP with ANK repeat and PH domain-containing protein cnt-2 (Confirmed by transcript evidence), with the protein MPSNMRPSFPSNSTRRNTVHHRGEHPQQQQYQQQPPSSSRTASERSMSAMLGTPYGNRMPAGVSPSASQKSVHSIANGCYSRSSAALLDSDTPAVNSYLIDSMSSAGFPLSQSGANQVSASTSHLPTPSSTPNTQRKNRRISNIFRQKDHQEEKSKMIESLNLGIGRAIPIKQGNLYKKSSKSALNREWKKKYVCLYSDGRLTYHTNLKEYMDKTAHGKEMDLKLATIRITGRLHPLHSHRVASSVDPMNGGGGGGTPTLKSYEPRRSDVGANSGDGTSGGGSDDAIKENQRQHFSPPAMPQTVAGKKKRESRKIGTNSKHNDEEDECFEVINNCLMRWEFCAGSLEERDEWIQAIGGEIEKSLGKEVANAKTNNRAVANRPDIAALRSIPGNGRCADCGNPSSEWASINLGIIICIECSGIHRNLGSHISKVRGLELDQWPVEHLAVMQAIGNDKANEMWEFGLLNGERKPTPESSREEKERFIDRKYVQKAFLKPIASGEPVTSQLISAVLARDVMSLNVLLANGMSVEEINTTTKDGRTVLHLAASIGSVELAQLLIWHNADAQILDNNGRSCLFYARSNGFREVFDMLVTAGLSPDYGLPQEINDFSQMPEFFAMGSTSNRDYSTSGDEMYGSRRISMGPPPQVPARRYLPQQPELDETSVI; encoded by the exons ATGCCATCCAACATGCGTCCCTCTTTCCCGAGCAATTCGACGCGTCGAAATACCGTACATCATCGGGGGGAACATCCACAACAGCAGCAATATCAGCAGCAGCCACCATCTTCATCAAGAACTGCCAGTGAAAGATCAATGTCGGCGATGTTGGGTACTCCGTACGGCAATCGGATGCCTGCTGGTGTATCCCCGTCGGCTAGTCAGAAGTCGGTACATTCGATTGCGAATGGATGTTACTCGAGATCATCGGCAGCACTTTTGGATTCAGATACGCCGGCAGTCAATTCATATCTAATTGATTCTATGTCGTCGGCGGGATTTCCATTGTCACAGAGTGGTGCGAATCAGGTGTCTGCTTCGACATCACATCTACCGACACCTTCATCGACACCGAATACGCAGAGGAAGAATCGAAggatttccaacattttt aGACAAAAGGATCACCAAGAGGAAAAGTCCAAAATGATCGAATCACTAAATCTTGGAATTGGTCGAGCTATTCCGATAAAACAGGGAAATTTGTACAAAAAGAGCTCCAAATCTGCATTGAATCG agaatggaagaaaaaatacGTGTGCCTGTACAGTGATGGACGTCTCACATATCATACAAATCTCAAGGAATATATGGATAAGACTGCACACGGAAAAGAGATGGATCTGAAGTTGGCGACAATCCGAATCACTGGACGTCTGCATCCACTTCATTCCCATCGTGTCGCAAGTTCTGTGGATCCGATGAATggcggtggaggtggtggcACGCCGACGCTCAAGAGCTACGAGCCACGGAGGAGTGACGTCGGAGCCAACTCTGGCGATGGAACTTCTGGTGGTGGATCGGATGATGCGATTAAGGAGAATCAGAGACAACACTTCTCACCGCCTGCCATGCCTCAAACCGTAGCTGGGAAGAAGAAGCGAGAGTCGAGGAAGATCGGAACGAATTCGAAGCATAATGATGAGGAGGACGAGTGTTTTGAAGttataaataattgtttaatgAGATGGGAATTCTGTGCTGGATCACTTGAAGAACGTGATGAATGGATTCAGGCGATTGGTggtgaaattgagaaatctcTTGGAAAAGAGGTAGCGAATGCGAAGACCAACAATCGAGCGGTAGCGAATCGTCCGGATATTGCGGCACTTCGATCGATACCTGGAAACGGACGGTGTGCAGATTGTGGGAATCCATCGTCTGAATGGGCTTCTATCAATCTTGGCATTATCATCTGCATCGAGTGCTCTGGAATCCACCGGAATCTGGGATCCCATATCTCGAAGGTTCGAGGATTGGAGTTGGATCAGTGGCCGGTGGAGCATCTAGCAGTCATGCAGGCTATCGGAAATGATAAGGCCAATGAGATGTGGGAATTTGGGCTGTTGAATGGCGAGAGGAAGCCGACGCCGGAGAGTTCGAGAGAGGAGAAGGAGAGGTTTATAGATCGGAAATATGTGCAGAAGGCGTTCCTGAAGCCAATCGCGTCTGGAGAACCTGTAACCTCTCAGCTCATTTCTGCGGTGTTGGCTCGGGATGTGATGTCGCTTAACGTGCTTCTGGCTAATGGAATGTCGGTGGAGGAGATCAATACGACTACCAAAGACGGGCGGACTGTACTTCACTTGGCTGCCAGTATTGGAAGTGTCGAGTTGGCTCAGCTGCTTATTTGG CACAACGCCGACGCCCAAATCCTCGACAACAATGGTCGTTCTTGTCTTTTCTACGCTCGATCCAACGGTTTCCGAGAAGTTTTCGATATGCTTGTGACGGCTGGCCTGTCACCGGACTATGGTCTCCCGCAGGAGATCAACGACTTTTCCCAGATGCCAGAG tttttcgcaATGGGATCCACATCAAACCGGGACTATTCGACGTCCGGCGACGAGATGTACGGCTCACGGCGGATATCAATGGGTCCACCGCCTCAAGTGCCCGCTCGCCGATACCTACCACAACAGCCGGAGCTCGACGAGACGAGTGTCATCTGA
- the cnt-2 gene encoding Arf-GAP with ANK repeat and PH domain-containing protein cnt-2 (Confirmed by transcript evidence), translating into MTVASYLLVDFLQWYKSLGASTLSTKYYHKFRIGIVGTSQSGKTALVHRYLTGTYTPDESPEGGRFKKEVVIEGQSHLLLIRDEGQQHLDVQFCQWVDAVVFVFNVCSIQSYDSIQALAHEMSKYRNISDLPLILVGTKDHISEKRARVITEDEGRQLAAQMKRCSYFETSSTYGTNVERVFKEACCKIIQLRVRSQVGAAAAASSQARTPTPTHSESGGRKDYQDPSRYISSNSFVMPSNMRPSFPSNSTRRNTVHHRGEHPQQQQYQQQPPSSSRTASERSMSAMLGTPYGNRMPAGVSPSASQKSVHSIANGCYSRSSAALLDSDTPAVNSYLIDSMSSAGFPLSQSGANQVSASTSHLPTPSSTPNTQRKNRRISNIFRQKDHQEEKSKMIESLNLGIGRAIPIKQGNLYKKSSKSALNREWKKKYVCLYSDGRLTYHTNLKEYMDKTAHGKEMDLKLATIRITGRLHPLHSHRVASSVDPMNGGGGGGTPTLKSYEPRRSDVGANSGDGTSGGGSDDAIKENQRQHFSPPAMPQTVAGKKKRESRKIGTNSKHNDEEDECFEVINNCLMRWEFCAGSLEERDEWIQAIGGEIEKSLGKEVANAKTNNRAVANRPDIAALRSIPGNGRCADCGNPSSEWASINLGIIICIECSGIHRNLGSHISKVRGLELDQWPVEHLAVMQAIGNDKANEMWEFGLLNGERKPTPESSREEKERFIDRKYVQKAFLKPIASGEPVTSQLISAVLARDVMSLNVLLANGMSVEEINTTTKDGRTVLHLAASIGSVELAQLLIWHNADAQILDNNGRSCLFYARSNGFREVFDMLVTAGLSPDYGLPQEINDFSQMPEFFAMGSTSNRDYSTSGDEMYGSRRISMGPPPQVPARRYLPQQPELDETSVI; encoded by the exons ATGACTGTCGCAAGTTACCTATTAGTTGACTTTTTGCAGTGGTATAAGAGTCTTGGAGCTTCTACACTAAGTACCAAGTATTATCACAAGTTTcgaatt GGAATCGTTGGCACGTCACAATCAGGCAAAACCGCACTCGTCCATCGATACCTAACAGGAACATACACACCGGATGAGAGTCCTGAAG GTGGTCGATTCAAAAAGGAAGTTGTGATTGAAGGACAGAGTCATTTATTACTGATTCGAGACGAAGGCCAACAACATTTGGACGTTCAGTTTTGTCAGTGGGTCGACGCCGTTGTCTTTGTCTTCAACGTTTGCTCGATACAAAGCTACGATAGTATTCAGGCGTTGGCGCATGAGATGAGCAAATATCGAAATATCAGTGATTTACCTCTGATATTAGTTGGAACGAAG gaccaCATATCAGAAAAACGAGCTCGTGTGATCACCGAGGACGAGGGACGTCAACTGGCCGCTCAAATGAAGCGATGTTCGTATTTTGAAACGTCGAGCACTTATGGAACAAATGTGGAGAGAGTTTTCAAAGAAG CGTGCTGTAAAATCATCCAACTACGAGTACGATCACAAGTGGGCGCCGCAGCCGCCGCCTCTTCACAAGCCAGAACGCCAACGCCTACGCATTCGGAGAGTGGTGGACGAAAGGATTATCAGGATCCATCAAGATATATTAGTTCGAATTCATTCGTTATGCCATCCAACATGCGTCCCTCTTTCCCGAGCAATTCGACGCGTCGAAATACCGTACATCATCGGGGGGAACATCCACAACAGCAGCAATATCAGCAGCAGCCACCATCTTCATCAAGAACTGCCAGTGAAAGATCAATGTCGGCGATGTTGGGTACTCCGTACGGCAATCGGATGCCTGCTGGTGTATCCCCGTCGGCTAGTCAGAAGTCGGTACATTCGATTGCGAATGGATGTTACTCGAGATCATCGGCAGCACTTTTGGATTCAGATACGCCGGCAGTCAATTCATATCTAATTGATTCTATGTCGTCGGCGGGATTTCCATTGTCACAGAGTGGTGCGAATCAGGTGTCTGCTTCGACATCACATCTACCGACACCTTCATCGACACCGAATACGCAGAGGAAGAATCGAAggatttccaacattttt aGACAAAAGGATCACCAAGAGGAAAAGTCCAAAATGATCGAATCACTAAATCTTGGAATTGGTCGAGCTATTCCGATAAAACAGGGAAATTTGTACAAAAAGAGCTCCAAATCTGCATTGAATCG agaatggaagaaaaaatacGTGTGCCTGTACAGTGATGGACGTCTCACATATCATACAAATCTCAAGGAATATATGGATAAGACTGCACACGGAAAAGAGATGGATCTGAAGTTGGCGACAATCCGAATCACTGGACGTCTGCATCCACTTCATTCCCATCGTGTCGCAAGTTCTGTGGATCCGATGAATggcggtggaggtggtggcACGCCGACGCTCAAGAGCTACGAGCCACGGAGGAGTGACGTCGGAGCCAACTCTGGCGATGGAACTTCTGGTGGTGGATCGGATGATGCGATTAAGGAGAATCAGAGACAACACTTCTCACCGCCTGCCATGCCTCAAACCGTAGCTGGGAAGAAGAAGCGAGAGTCGAGGAAGATCGGAACGAATTCGAAGCATAATGATGAGGAGGACGAGTGTTTTGAAGttataaataattgtttaatgAGATGGGAATTCTGTGCTGGATCACTTGAAGAACGTGATGAATGGATTCAGGCGATTGGTggtgaaattgagaaatctcTTGGAAAAGAGGTAGCGAATGCGAAGACCAACAATCGAGCGGTAGCGAATCGTCCGGATATTGCGGCACTTCGATCGATACCTGGAAACGGACGGTGTGCAGATTGTGGGAATCCATCGTCTGAATGGGCTTCTATCAATCTTGGCATTATCATCTGCATCGAGTGCTCTGGAATCCACCGGAATCTGGGATCCCATATCTCGAAGGTTCGAGGATTGGAGTTGGATCAGTGGCCGGTGGAGCATCTAGCAGTCATGCAGGCTATCGGAAATGATAAGGCCAATGAGATGTGGGAATTTGGGCTGTTGAATGGCGAGAGGAAGCCGACGCCGGAGAGTTCGAGAGAGGAGAAGGAGAGGTTTATAGATCGGAAATATGTGCAGAAGGCGTTCCTGAAGCCAATCGCGTCTGGAGAACCTGTAACCTCTCAGCTCATTTCTGCGGTGTTGGCTCGGGATGTGATGTCGCTTAACGTGCTTCTGGCTAATGGAATGTCGGTGGAGGAGATCAATACGACTACCAAAGACGGGCGGACTGTACTTCACTTGGCTGCCAGTATTGGAAGTGTCGAGTTGGCTCAGCTGCTTATTTGG CACAACGCCGACGCCCAAATCCTCGACAACAATGGTCGTTCTTGTCTTTTCTACGCTCGATCCAACGGTTTCCGAGAAGTTTTCGATATGCTTGTGACGGCTGGCCTGTCACCGGACTATGGTCTCCCGCAGGAGATCAACGACTTTTCCCAGATGCCAGAG tttttcgcaATGGGATCCACATCAAACCGGGACTATTCGACGTCCGGCGACGAGATGTACGGCTCACGGCGGATATCAATGGGTCCACCGCCTCAAGTGCCCGCTCGCCGATACCTACCACAACAGCCGGAGCTCGACGAGACGAGTGTCATCTGA